CTGAGCAAAGATACTCACTAAACTTGCTCAGAAAACTGACCCTTGCAAGGTCCTCTTAGAATATAGTATGTCTGAAATGGTATCAAATGGTAGCACTGTAAGTTATTGGACCTTAGAGCAAAATGTTTTAAGAGGTAATATCCATCAGCTCTGTGATTATGGGGAACCATAATGAACCCTCTTTCTTGTGTACAGACATTTTGTGTACTTGTCATTTTATAAGCAACATTCTGTGATAGATTTTATTCTCATTGCATGTTCTTGGCACTATGataatgatgtaaaaaaaagcaATAGTATGTCAATTTTTATTGCTATAAGTGAGATCAAAAATAAATTTCAATTGTGATACCTCTGTAACAATATTTATCTAAATGACAGCAACACAACATCAACAGTTTTGAAATGTTTACCCCCCTCCCctatctaataaaaggcactgtttgcccagtagcagtaacccatagcaaccaataaaatgtatgcttttaaaccagtaaattctacctgatgatttgttgctatgggttactgctcctgggcaaacatagtgccttttattacataaccttctATTACTTAAACATAAGGATTCCATCTGTTTGGGCACTTACAGCAGAGAAGTACAGTTTGTAGTAAGTGATTGCCTTTTGGCAGCATAATAGTCTAATCAGataaataaagctaaataataaataaaatcttcTGTAATGCACTGCATGCACTAAATGTGTTTCCTATATAAGAAAAACTATTGGGGcaaatttgctttttctctgtataggTCACTGATgtttccaggcccggatttgtggaaacgCCACAAagccccgggcctagggcggcacaaatttgggggcagcatgctgccccgccgcaccaaaatgtaaaactttttctCCTATACAGagaaatggggacctctcccccactgcttcgTATGTGAGTGTAAAGCCCCGCGCATGCATTCACGCATTCGTGCAGGGGAGGGGGCCGTGGACAAGGGGCGGCCTGGGGGCGCCTGGATTAAAAATCCGGCGCTGGATgtttctgtatacaggtatgggacctgttatccggaatgctcgggatctgggtgttccggataagggatctttctgtaatttggatctgctaaaaatcattttaatattgaataatcccaataggcttgttttacctccaataaggatcaattatatcttagttagaatcaacaaggtactgttttattattacagagaaaagggaatcatttaaccatgaaataaacccaatagggctgttctgccccaataaggggtaattatatcttagttgggatcaagtacaaggtactgttttattactacagagaaaaaggaaatcatttttaaaaattagagttatttgcttataatggagtctatgagagatgggctttccgtaatgcagaactttctggataacgggtttccggataagggatcccatacctgtactaaacaccAACACATTTTATTCCAAATGGAATGTCCTCTAGTCAAACTCATTCTGTACATTTTAGCCATTCCCTTGGGCCTTTAATGCAGAAGAGAAACAGAGAATTTCCTGAACAATGAAtggtacattacatttttttaaacatagatTTCCCACTGTTCAGGTAGTTTAATGTGGCTTCTATATTTTACCTAAAAAGGGTACATtaaaaatctggcacaaggtgaAGAGCACAGATTTCAAGGGCTGAAGGGCAAAATCTTGGGCAGACATAAAGTTCAGGGCTCCTAGCTCCCTGTGCCTTACATGTCCTGAATGTGTGAATGGACATGCTAAGGGAAAATGTCCCACACACCTCCTGCTCAGATGGATGCAATGATAAAAGGTGCTACCGgcttatggaaaatattttggcCCTCCATTTTATAAATGCCTTTGGAAAAAGCACAGAGGCAAGGAGCAAAAAGGTGCAAGATACAAAACAACAAgactttgcaccatttttttgcactaagcCTCTAGCCTATCCATGATAAATGGACCCTTACATTTATGAGTCCCATGGAACCAGTGTTTACCTCTATGAATTCCCCATAAATCTAAAGTGGAAAGCGGTTACTCAACACCCCCTTGTGTGACACTAAATTCCTTCCCTCCATGCTGTGGCGGCTAAATGTCTATAACTCCTACTGGGATTTTCTGTAACAGCCTCCATTTCCCTCCGTCCACAAAGAGAGGGAACAAATAAGATAAAATGTGTTAACGATAATAATTTACAGAAAGTAAAAATGCCTGCCGTCTATAAAAAGTGCATAATTGAATGGTTTCACACGgtgcatatttttatttgaacAGGTTTGAAAGAAAGCAAGCCCGGCTCTCCAGCAGCACAGCTTCAGCACAGAGAGAATGAAAATGCCCATTTTAACAAGGTACTGTAAAAGATCAAAGGCCTTTTTaccattacagaaaaaaactaagtgaaaaaaaaagatgCCCACGCAACGCCTGCCAATCAGGTCACAAGGTGAAATCTCAGCAACCAGTTGGAAAGGATCACTTTTTCTTTATTGGCCAATCAAACTGCCACACTGTATGTGAAACATTCAGATATCAACTAGATTTCCACCAGGAACCGGTCATTTCCTCTGATGAATAATTATTAGACTTGTATAATGATTGCACATGTATTTATACTGCTTTTAAAAGCTTGTCAGAATGAACAACACTATTACTTAgattttaaacataattaaagCCAGTAAGAGAGCCTAATGTTATTGCGGTATTGCATCATGCCTCCAATAAAATCCTACACACATTAATCACAGACTGTATTCCCTTTACTACTGCAAGGATGATTTAAATATCCCTTCAGCATTCATCTTCTTAATAATGGAAAGAGATATTATAGTGCCTAGTAGGAAACAACACAAAAAGACAAAATCATTTAGTCACTATCAGGAACCTTTTGTCATTAACTCTTCAACACTGGGATTGATTTTTACATTAGCTCAAAAAAACAAGGGGTTCTATGGCATAAAATTAGCTTAatcctaaaaatacattttaaaagaatgtGTTTTACATCTATAAGTGGAAAAGGCCACTTTTGGCTACTGACTAAACAAACTGTTGTCTAATTTAGAAACTATTTGTCCATGTGTGAGTTTCCCACATACTTATCTgataaagtcacaaaaaaaatcacaaaaaatacgaaaaagtcacaaaattttcgtttccaatccgaatttttcggattcgtggattagtaaatgtgcccctaaatattctTGAATTGCATAGTCTTTTTATTCTGGGTGTTCAACCTGTCCTCACTGACCATGCACAAACTGAATATTGTTATTATGTAACCACCTTTTATGCTGGAAAGGCTGCAATACCCTTGAACACCAAACATGACCCATGTTTGATCCTTCCAAATCAGCTCCTTCACATTACATCAAatagtttttgaatatttttcaTCTCTGTTCATTTCACAGATGACTGATGGAAATGAAACCGAGGAAGAAAAGCACCTTTTCTCTCTGCAGCCTGTGATCCCTCAGCCTAATTCTTTTCATGGAAAGCAATCTATGGCTAATCACAATTCAGTCAGCACTAATAGAGCATTCACAGCACTTCCCATCAAATTAGAGATTCAGGCAGTGTTAGAAAAATCTATAGATCGGCCAAACTTCAATTCCAACCACAAAAAACAATGCCACGCAGGGAGGAAAGGATTTTCTTCTATTACGATTACAGCAAAGAAAAAAACTCCACCATTAAACCATACTGAGATAAAAACTGCCCCTGACCCCATTGTGTCTCTGTGTAGAAGCAATAACATGGTATTCCAGGGTTCTGAATCCTCCTCTGAACTTGATCAGCAACCACAAGACAAATGTAGACACCTTTTCCTGAGCGCTTCTAGGCATGGAACTTTTCATTCTTGTCTACAGACGTCTTCTAGCACAAATTGCCAAGCTTGTATTTGCAGTAAGGAAAACAATGCTGACCATTTAAGCACAAGTAATGGAGACCAAGACAGGGTGCCATTTATCTCATCCATCTACAATACAACCAATGAGGTTTCTCCTTCAGTAATCAGCTATGTAGACAAATCCCTTGCATTGtgcttgggaaaaataaagacgTCCTGTCAAAACATTCATAAATCAGAAATGTCATTCAAAATAAACCCTCATCGGCCCAGTGAAAAAGATACTACAAATAAAGTTGGCATTGATCTGTGTAGGCCTATTACATTAGATGATAGAACAACTGTATTTGATctagaaaacaaaaacacatcTTCTGCCCAGAGGCAGCCAGACATATTGGGAAATTACCTGGAGACAGAAAGCCCTGCTAGATCTGAATATCTGTTTCAAGGTAAAGAAGCAACTACGGACTGCAGTAAACTTAATTTGAAACTGAAACATGACACCAAATACCAATTAGATCAACCGAAAAGGCTCTCTCGTGAACCGCTGAAAAACCGTTCATGTTCAGCAAGAATTAAAGGTAGGGTTAATCACAGTGTTGGCACTGTAAAAAAATATGCTATTAGAAAAGTTGCAGTATAGCTTAGCATGTGAAATGGCTATTGTATATTGGACTGTACGCAATAAGAATGCTTTATGTACTATATATTCAGAAGATATGTTAATATTTAAACTCACCCGTGAGTCTATGAAAGACTAGGAAAGctatttttctaataataaaaatgacCTTTCCTAGGCATGATGTTATATATAATTACCCTGGGGGAAAGGCTTTATCCGCTTGAACCTTGGAGGCATTGCGAAATCATGAGAATCAGAAGCTCACAACAATTCTTCCAAAGATAAATTGAGCACACAACATAtcaaatgagccccagtatgcCATAAACAATAATATATCTTATTTGTttagtttatttaaaaagaattctAAAACACCAACTAGTCTTCAATGAAGTCTGCATTAGGCTGCTGTGGATGACTTCTAGAAGTGATTCACAGTGTACCATTGCAGTATATAACAGCTAACCTAATATTTaacaaaggcgtttgagccgaaacgttgcggtattctctcatccagattatctgccttcatatcttgtttttcagttattacactgggggtatgtgtttattttctttttgatggatatacaatgtttaaagtttgatacttttttctgtatcatgtttaaatgaataaaatgttttttttaattataaatacctccctggggaagttttttctggtgtgcagggtttttgtggGGTTATATGGATGTGTATAGTCCTCTTATGGGGGGATTATTAAAACCCTAGCACCTtgatactttatactttattgcttttttgtatatataatttttgggCAAGGATATTCTAGccaggagtgccctccatttctctaaactaatatttatattaaacaaaaatgtttcaATTATTACTTGCAACTTCTTGTAACCTCTGAGACCACCAAACATTGATGATAAAATTATATGCACCCCATAACCAAAAATGTAAAGTGTTGGTGCACATCATTAGAGATCAGTAGACCTatttggctaaaggtggccatacactagctGCTGATACTGGTCCCttagatattgggagaagatcttagactgtatggccaccttaacactatcTGATAAAGGTTGGGGCTATAACTGCGCACCTACCCCAAGGAAAGTAGGTCAATGTGGGACATAATTAGAGTTATGGGCCATTTATTAATGCCTTCACCCCCAGCAGTCAGGACCAGTCAGTGTAAGAACAAGCAATAAATTGGGTTTCATATTTGTAACTACTTGAGCAGATTAGAATGATCTACATGTTGTTTCAGCCATCATTGATTTATCAATGTTAAATAATTTGTCCCGCAGTTCAAAATGTTTTGTGCAAAATCAAATTCAAATGATAGTTTTCAAAACTCTAATCTCAAtatttattaattacaaaaaaataaaatggctcaAGGGAATAGATGTAAAAGGGCCTTTATGATGtaaataatctgttggttaagtattcattctgggggtatagttttgctttaagaTCTAAAAGGAAAGATTTACTTAATATAtgctttttaatgtatttttattgatgttaaaaaaaagatTGTGCCTTGCTAAATGGCCTATTAAGTGCACAAAATACTGTAGCTGGAAAATAATCTGACAGGGGTTTGTTACAATTTGTGCTGATAAATAACCTCCAATCTTTAATCTTCCCAGAATCTCATCAGCAGGTGCTTACACCAAAATCTGATCCCCAGTTACACAGAGGCTGCCTGTCTGAAGGATATAGTAACTTGCTAGAAGGATCTAGAAAGACcacatttaattttatatttggaAAACAGACTGCaaagtcagaaaaagaaaaacagatcTCTCATAAGGAAAACATTGCTCCTAATGGTAAGTGAAAAAGTAGGTCTAGTCCCTGACTTTTTACAGTCTTTATTGCTTCATTGCAACGAATGATCATGAATCATGAAATGAATGCAATTCTTTATTTCTGAaataaatacagtgtatatacagtcTAATAAAATGGACCTGCTGCTGTAGTTGTGGGACCATAATTGCTCAGAATAATGTTGTTTTCATGGCATGTGTTTTGTAAACACTTTATACTGATTTTACAGCATCCAGCAgctaatatatctatatatatatagcatcatCCACCGCATCCTCTCACTAGCCTCTCTAcccaataaaatgcgtgacactatcatctcggaatgatactggccacagctttattaattttcAGCAGTACAATCCAAAACATAACAATTTAGTAATATACAATGTCCATCTTCTCATTACATCATTTATAACAACAATATCAAAACATATTAAACCGTATAACATCCATATAACATgaacccctgtcagtctgccccaggggtaggcagaagaggcagctgcctagggtgcaacgattgaggggcgccaggcaggagcctctcctgcctacccctagtgctactttgtcattgcctccgccgcttgtcattagcggcggaggcaatgatcgatgtaattgcaccgcccccccccctgcacctcctcctgtactttggcgtgcatgcgccgtTGGGgagggggcggggaggtgggcggagtcagccgactgggttgcctagggcgcccggtaggcttggcccgcccctggtctgcccttccttacctgaagcactatCCTCCAGCTATAAAGCATCCTAGCCCAGAGGATAGGCCATGAAACCATACTTATAAAAGAGACTCCCCCTTACCTGGAGCCCCCGCCATCACCTTTTAATAACTTCCCCTGTAATGCATCCACaataatggccacccaccttaggggttaaaccgtCCCACCAAGATAAGCCTCTCTTACTGGCCCCAATATTTTCccagcagactgacaagggcccgcccaCCGTTGTGACAAATATACTTTAAGAATCAGGCCCTCCAGATTGCCTATGCTcccactaactaactaactataaaCTCGTATACCCCAGCCCTCATTGGCCACAGTTGTGACAACTAAGAAAACAACAAACCAGACCATGGATACCACCCCCATCTAGGGGGGCAGGTGGGGAACTTTACTCTTCTGCTTGCTTCCATAAAATGGTAGCAAGTCAACCTCACCTCACACTGAAATGGCCACCTACTCCTCCCACTAGTATCAGcccttcccctttaatcaaaccCACCTATTGGTTGGGCTCCTGCATGGGCTAAgcctgggtctgggctgctgctgctgagttgGGCTGCTATCAGTGGCTTACTTTTATACAGAAGGGATGTTATCAGGGGAAtctgtaagtaataaaaagggaCCAAAGAATAGGTAGCCCTAAGGTAGGTAGCTACAATTGAATGAAACAACACCCAATCTCCATACAGCTACTGTACAGTTTTTAATGTAGCTTTTATTCATAGTGAGGTTTTACAAAGGGCTTTTTTTCACTTATATTTTCCGTGTACCAATGCCCACTTTACAAAAAAAAGCTTTTGGGTAATAGTCCAATGCCAAGTGCTTAAGGAGCTGCCCCAGACAACTGTTTAAATGTCCCACATTGCCCTGCTTGTCTTCTCAGCTCCCTGCTCCTAGAGGAAAAACTCCAAGATGGCTATGTATTTCACTGTTTTCCATTTTGCATGTTTTACAGGAGCCAGGGTGAGTAAGGCAGAGAGGTCTGTGGTTAATATGCTGACTTTCCATTTCTTGTAATAATTATAATGACATATCTgaggttaaaggggaaggaaaggtaaaaacgaagtaagctttaagctttatcagaaaggtctatgtaaatacagccataaacaatGACAGTAATGATGAGTCCTCTGttaaaagaaacaccacattttcTTTCCTGTAGTGATGATACTGGTATATCTTGGGTTAATATGCGACTGTTTCTTTTTccgtagtaattatactggcacatctggggttaaaatgccTGTTATCAAATGTTTTAATTGATTATACTTGCTCTTCTGGtgttaatatgcagattatccattatctgtagtaattataccggcacatctggggtatgttttggtaaaaaGGGTTATTTATGGGTGTTCTTCGCAAACTGTATGTGGCCAAAATATTTACGCAGTGCTGCATGTGGCAGATTTTTGTGATTTATACTCTCTACTTAAACATTTATGTAAGTTGTGAGCGACTTTATGGGCTTTGCCTATAACGTTATTGCACACAGGCTTAGTCTAGAAAAACAGGTTGTATTTGTTTGATGACTTTGCCCCTGGACAATTTTCTGTGGATGCTCATGCTTTTATTAGTGACTCGGTCTGCTTTCCACACACGTTCCTTTTAATGTTTTGGAATTCACCATAACTATTCATATTGTATAGCAGTTATTATAGTTAAATTAATTATTGGGATTCTAATCACAAACTGACTGAACCAGGTATGAAACAATGAACACCAGTATCACAATGGATCTACAAACAATCATTTCTTTTTGTATATCTTTGTGTCTTCAGATCTGGTATTTCGGTTGTTGAAGGTGATAGAGAAAAACTGCTACTAAATTCCAGGTGTTATTTTGGAAGGTGGGGTCCAGCTGTAGTATAAAACAGGGTTCATGCATTAAATAAAACTCATGTCTTTAATGTATTATTCCGTATGACGGCACCTAAATGAGATTTGGTGGCTCAATGACAAAAAGACAAGTACATTACTACATCTGATGAGGCCCCTATAAGATTTAtgcacactatggtcagttttatcagaagccagttaacctgcctgtatgtttttggagtatgggaggaaatcagagtacccagaggaaacccacacagacacagggcaaacatataaactccttgcagTGTCCTGGCTGGGATCAACCCTAGCACTATCCATTTTTACACTcttatttatgtatattatttaatattagtGAAAATTAGTGACCCGCAATCGAACCTAACCCGCCTGCTCCCAACTCAAACCCTACCTGACCGGGCCTCTCCCCCGCGTGtgccctgccccacccccacaATTACATCACAAAAGGAGCGGGGTGTGTCGGCACGCACATATAAATTCACAAGCCGGAAGAGGCTGCCGGCAGTGTTAGGTCGCGGGCGGGGAGCAAAAGAGTTCAACCCGAACCCGCTTGCAACCCCCAAGTGATGAGGTTGGCCTGAACAGCCCGACTCACAAATTAACCCGCAGGTCCCCTGGGTATcgggccagcccacacatcacttacatatatatatatatacatatacaccttTTAAGTATATTTTATAGCATATGAGGGCACCAGCACTTGCTTTTTTTCCATTCTATATTCATTTACAGATTTATTGTTGAAGGATTTCCCAGAGGGATGCCCATATAATCCACACTGCGGAAGTGTAGGATGAATTATCCCATTATAAGCGCAAAATCCTTTTTCAGCTAACATTTTGCATATCGATGTTGCATAATTACTCAAGTGCCATTTTGCATGCATAATAAATTAGTAATcaacatttttacatgttttcccCAAACTCGGATATGTGCCCATTAGCATTTATAAGCagggaagggtttttttttcctgaatatGAGGAAATTTTACTGTGATTTAATatgaacatcattttgccccaaTTTCCCTAAAGTATTGGACTTTGTGAGGTTTATATATTAGTTAGAGCTTCAATCTCATACCTATAAAACAAgacacatattgaatccacactATGCAAGGTTAATAGGCAATATGTTGCAGGCAATAGATTACACATATTTTTGTGCACCTATTTAGCGTGTATCCAATTTAACAGCTAAGTAGCCAAGCTGTTAGTGCATTCAATTTCcggctttaaaggggcagtatggcAACTTCATAGTAACCAATCATATTAAGGAAATTTAAATGCAGTTAGTAGAattactgcttggttgctatgagttactggacCAGAGTAAATCCTATTTCCACAAAACAATCCCTGATTACATTGCAGTTATGTGTAATTCCATCTGAACCTGCCATATTATTCTTTTTCTGTTTGCTTATTCTGTAAAACATGACTGTGTAAGTGTTTCCATTTAGGTTCCAACTCCTGGGAGAAAACAGAGCGTGATTGTATTGAGGACCTGCCATTGCCATTACCAACAACGATTTTTCAACAGGAAAAGCCAAAGAAAAACAAGGAGAACGAAGCAGGAGAGATGAGTTTGAGGGTAGGCATTTCATGTTGTttattaacatataaataatgtcATTATCTACTTCAcgctttttcttattaaatatttCAATATCCTATTAAAGTTAAAATTACTTTCAGAAtagtttgttatttttttttgaaagtttggCTTAACAGAATGTGTTTTGTATTCTAGAACTGCCCTGGCACACGTACGCTCTGCATCATGTTTTATTGACATCTGTTTTCTGCACTGTAGTGTACTGTACGTTGTATTGCTGCCTAGTTAAATCACCGCTGAAAGTGCCTTAACCTTTATGTCAGCACTGGCAGATTCAAGTATTCCTTACTCAAGGTTACACACACAGACTGGGAGAAGGTTTCAGTACTTTTTAGAAATGTAAGGTCCACTAAAGCTAGCAGTACACTCAAATGTCCTCTTGTTTAATGAGGTCCCCAAACAAACTGATTTTTGGCTAATCTAGCCACCTCTGTGCTGGGGCCAAATCACATTGATTTCATTGTTGGCCCTCAGTATAATGTGAACATCAGATCAAACTGCATGTCTGCGCTGACCCATTGAGCTTTCCacgccaacaatcagatcatccCAGTGTGCTCCTTGTCTCACAGGAATCACTTTGTTGATATGATCCTCACCTGATAGGCCTACATAGGTCTGCAGTATGATCCAGTAGTTGGCCCGTTTTCAATGGTGGTCTCATGTTGACCTAGTGGATGAGGACCACATTAGTATATTGATGCCATGCTCTCCCAACAAGATTTTCAAACCTAACTTATAAATATCTGGCTGCATATAGtgaagagcaattttttttgccaggcatggatttgctgtgaatttacacattttgccattggtaattttttttggcaaaactaccacaaaaagtgaggaaaaagtcgtggttactgtatatacttgagtttaagccgatccaaatataaggtacctaggtacctaattttaccttagaaaactggaaaaacttattgactcgaatataagcctatggtgggaaatgcagcagctactgctaagtttcaatcaAAAtaatcagtggggtatatgtttttaaatatatatttcaaagaaaaacggTAAACTAGCTGTAGTGGAGAAGagggtaaaaaaaacaatatgcactggagggtctggttgcgggtggcctaatttgcacacacaGGACAGAGGTTGctaatctggagggacccatggcacccaactcgagtatgaGCTGAGGGGGACTGCAAAAACCTTGCACATGAACTTAAAGATGCTCAAACCAAATCAGGAAGGCTTAATGCAATGACAAGTACTGAATCAGAACCCACCcaaattgaatttttatttttctaggaGGCCCTGGAACACCACAGACCAGATTTTATATCTAATTCACAAGAACGTGTTCACAAATTGGAGCTTATGGCACGGCGCAGAAAGCTCAAGCAGGTGCAGGTTCCCCGGAAGTCACACAGGTCTCCACTATCAAAGCTTCCACCTAAAGTCACTCCTTGCAGAAGAAAGCTCTTCACTGTGCCTCTTCCACTGAGCGGTGAGTACAGACGGTTCCTAAACTAAAGAAGCTTGTTGTCCTAAGCAAACAACCAATTTtccatcagtacaggtatgggacctgttatccagaatgctcgggacctgaggtcttccgtaatttggatcttcgtaacttaaatctgctaaaaataatttaaagattgaataaacccaataggattgttttgcctccaataaggatgaattatatcttagttgggatcaagtacaggtactgttttattattacagagaaaagggaataatttaaccatgaaataaacccaataggactgttctgccccaataaggggtaattatatcttagttgggatcaagtacaggtactgttttattattacagaaaaaagggaatcatttaaccattaaataaacccaatggggctgttctgcccccaataaggggtaattaaatcttagttgggatcaagtacaggtactgttttattattacagagaaaagggaatcatttaaccattaa
The sequence above is a segment of the Xenopus tropicalis strain Nigerian chromosome 7, UCB_Xtro_10.0, whole genome shotgun sequence genome. Coding sequences within it:
- the c10orf90 gene encoding (E2-independent) E3 ubiquitin-conjugating enzyme FATS, producing the protein MPSQERIPVFPECAKQYHMDLNLTPAEEKSELNKPFVTQVHLSLHYFLRKKDYYFGLKESKPGSPAAQLQHRENENAHFNKMTDGNETEEEKHLFSLQPVIPQPNSFHGKQSMANHNSVSTNRAFTALPIKLEIQAVLEKSIDRPNFNSNHKKQCHAGRKGFSSITITAKKKTPPLNHTEIKTAPDPIVSLCRSNNMVFQGSESSSELDQQPQDKCRHLFLSASRHGTFHSCLQTSSSTNCQACICSKENNADHLSTSNGDQDRVPFISSIYNTTNEVSPSVISYVDKSLALCLGKIKTSCQNIHKSEMSFKINPHRPSEKDTTNKVGIDLCRPITLDDRTTVFDLENKNTSSAQRQPDILGNYLETESPARSEYLFQGKEATTDCSKLNLKLKHDTKYQLDQPKRLSREPLKNRSCSARIKESHQQVLTPKSDPQLHRGCLSEGYSNLLEGSRKTTFNFIFGKQTAKSEKEKQISHKENIAPNGSNSWEKTERDCIEDLPLPLPTTIFQQEKPKKNKENEAGEMSLREALEHHRPDFISNSQERVHKLELMARRRKLKQVQVPRKSHRSPLSKLPPKVTPCRRKLFTVPLPLSDNLFKPTERVISEKEMQQRSKRIYNSLPEVKKKKEDEEKKMIILSNRLRAELFKKKLLNQVLQRNAA